The following are encoded in a window of Spea bombifrons isolate aSpeBom1 chromosome 2, aSpeBom1.2.pri, whole genome shotgun sequence genomic DNA:
- the CD63 gene encoding CD63 antigen → MAVEGGMKCVKYLVFIFNFLFWICGIALIALGIYVQIQLNNSIIIKNASSSGAPIVIIAVGVIIFLISFFGCCGAAKENYCMVTTFAVLMVLIFLVEIAAAIAGYVLRDKVRVAFEDTFIDSMKKYNTTKDVTDAVNSLQQEFHCCGGNSSSDWAKYGPYANSSVVPDSCCRTPSVGCGKNASNIYTEGCVEEIASSIKKNVAIVAGVALGIAFFEILGIIFACCLMKGIRSGYEVM, encoded by the exons ATGGCGGTGGAAGGCGGCATGAAGTGTGTGAAGTACCTCGTGTTCATCTTTAACTTCTTGTTCTGG ATCTGTGGAATTGCTTTGATTGCCCTGGGAATCTACGTGCAGATCCAGCTGAACAACTCTATCATCATCAAAAATGCATCATCTTCAGGCGCTCCGATAGTTATCATTGCCGTGGGAGTCATTATTTTCTTAATCTCGTTCTTCGGCTGTTGTGGTGCAGCGAAAGAAAACTACTGCATGGTGACAACG tttgCTGTCCTCATGGTCCTGATCTTCCTGGTAGAAATTGCTGCTGCTATCGCTGGATATGTTCTCAGGGACAAG GTCCGTGTAGCGTTTGAGGACACGTTTATAGACAGcatgaaaaaatacaatacaacgAAAGATGTTACAGATGCTGTTAACTCATTACAGCAAGAG TTTCACTGCTGTGGTGGCAACAGCTCCTCAGATTGGGCAAAGTACGGACCCTATGCCAACTCATCTGTGGTTCCGGATTCCTGCTGCAGGACGCCATCCGTTGGGTGTGGAAAGAATGCTTCCAATATATACACTGAG GGTTGCGTGGAAGAAATAGCCTCCTCGATTAAGAAAAATGTAGCTATTGTTGCTGGAGTGGCTCTAGGAATTGCCTTCTTTGAG atcttGGGAATTATCTTTGCCTGCTGCTTAATGAAGGGAATACGCAGTGGCTATGAAGTTATGTGA
- the LOC128473799 gene encoding inactive dipeptidyl peptidase 10-like: MAFSTVTEMSGSVDRGDGRITISSVFEMDLSSSGAPPRNWRGIGLAMVVISVVLSLVLLSIFLLSPENEKLPEKSSLTLSDLESMEYQVYIPHLYWTSHSEIIMECRERNLIKLNVETKKSSTLLSNITLMSLKASSAEVSSDLQNVLMLLDMQQVSVFCQNYCFNILATI; this comes from the exons ATGGCGTTTTCAACAGTTACAGAGATGTCAGGAAGTGTGGACAGAGGGGATGGCAGGATAACCATAAGCTCAGTCTTTGAGATG GACCTGAGTAGTTCAGGTGCTCCACCTCGTAACTGGCGTGGGATTGGCCTGGCAATGGTGGTGATCTCTGTAGTGCTTTCGCTTGTGTTATTATCCATCTTTCTTCTATCTCCAG AGAATGAAAAGCTACCTGAGAAGTCTAGTTTGACATTGTCTGATCTGGAGAGTATGGAATACCAAGTCTACATACCTCATCTCTATTGGACAAGTC ATTCCGAGATAATCATGGAATGCAGAGAAAGGAATCTGATTAAGCTCAATGTGGAGACAAAGAAGTCAAGTACCTTGCTGAGTAACATCACATTG ATGTCTCTAAAAGCCTCTAGTGCAGAGGTCTCCTCAGATCTTCAGAATGTGCTTATGCTTCTAGACATGCAGCAGGTAAGTGTTTTCTGCCAAAACTACTGTTTCAATATATTGGCTACCATATAA